The window GCGAGCATCCGCAGACCATCGCCGACCTCGTGATCACCGAGGGGGAGCCGACCAGCGTTTAGGTGCGCGGGCCCGGGCTCAGCACGAGAAGAAACTCCACGAAGCCGGTCTCCTCGACCTGCACGAATCCCAGTGATGGTGCAGTGACGCCGTAGTCGGAGAACGTGACCGGGATCTGGCCGGCGACTCGAATAGTGCCTCCGTCGATTGCGGCGGTCATCTCCACCGTGACCTCGTTGCTCACCCCGGCAAGAGTGAGCACGCCGGTTCCCGACACGGTTGCCGTCGTGTCGAGCGGCGCGCCGCCTCCGCCGATGGGGGTCGTGAGTTCAAACGTTGCGGTCGGATGCACCGAAACCCGCATCGCCGTATCCCTGAAATACGCGTCCCGGCTGCCAGAGTCCGTGGCGATGCTCGCCACATCAACCGTGATCGATGCTGCCGTGACCTCGGTGTCGGTTGTGGTCACGGTTCCGGTGACGTCCTCGGTCCGCCCCGTCACGGTGACATCGGTGCCGTTGAGAACCTCATCGACCCGATAGCCAGCGAACGATCCGTCCGATACGGTCCACTCGCCAGCCAGAGCATCCTCGTCGATCGTTCCCGGTGCCAGCGACTCCGCTTCAAGCGACGGCGCATCATCGGCAGGGCCAACGATCAGGTCCCGATAGATCGCCGGTCCGGCAATCGCCGTCGTCACGCCGAGAGCCACGACGATGGCGCCGCCGACAATAACCGAGATCGTTCGCTTGGAGAGGGACATCCTTCACCTTTCTGAGAGCTGACATCCAGGGTACCGGGGCTTGAAAGAGGTGCAGGATGCGGTCATACACTGGGCACATGATCGTCGCATTCTCAGTTGCTCCCAGCGGAACAGGTCGAGCCGACGGGTCGGTGCACGACGCCGTTGCCGCGGCCGTTCGAATCGTTCGAGAATCGGGCCTGCCTAATCACACGTCATCGATGTTCACCGAGATCGAGGGCGAGTGGGACGAGGTATTCGCCGTAGTGAAGGCCGCGACGGAGGCGGTTGCTGCCTATGGATCTCGCGTCTCCTTGGTGCTCAAGGCCGATATCCGACCGGGCTACACGGGCGAACTCGTCGGCAAGGTCGAGCGCCTTGAACAGGCCCTCGGCGAAGCAGATCCGGTGATCTAGAGCGCGGCTAGCGAGCCGACGGTGGCGTCGGCTCGCCGAGAGTGCGACGCGCGAGAACGGTGCCCCCCGCCACGGCGGCGGGCATCGCCAGCACGGCGCCGAGGGGAACAAGGAACAGAAGAAAGACTGACACGCCAAAGCCCAGCGTCACACTGCGCCGGGCACCGAGAAGGGCGCGGCGTTGGGAGAGGCTCAATCCGCGGCGCTGAAACGGCACAGCGGTGATCTCGAGGGCGAGAAACCACCCGCCGACGAACGCCCCGATACAGGCCGAGATTACCGCCCCGACAACAGGCACTAATCCCACGAAGAACAGCCCGACTCCCGTGAGGATGGTGATGGCGAGGATCGCAATAGCCTCGCCGATGCCTCGCACGATTGACCTCCAGAGGGGCACGGGCGGGGCTTCGACCACGCCTCCGAGTTCATCGTCCACCGCGAGCGAGATCCGTTCGAAGAATGGCTGCCCGATGGTCAGGGTCACCACCGCGAAGGTATACGCCAAGATCAGCGCGGATCCCGCGATTAATCCGACTGCAACGGCCACGCGAAGAGTGACGCGCCACCCCTCGGCCCAGGTATCGGCAAACGGAGTCAACCACTCAGAAATCGCACCGACCGAGGCAAAGAGAAACACCTCGACAACGATGAAGATAGCGAGCGTGATCAGGCCGGGAATCAGGCCGAGGAGCATGAGGCGCGGCCGGGTGCCCCACACGCGAAACCCCCTCAGCAGAAGGCGCAAGCCTTCGACCAGCCCTGCGATAACGCCGGGGCGTCGGGGGAGCGGTTCGGTCATTCGTCGAGGATATCCCGCGGCAGCCGTGAGCGGTGTCTAGTGCCCGATCGG is drawn from Salinibacterium hongtaonis and contains these coding sequences:
- a CDS encoding EI24 domain-containing protein, which encodes MTEPLPRRPGVIAGLVEGLRLLLRGFRVWGTRPRLMLLGLIPGLITLAIFIVVEVFLFASVGAISEWLTPFADTWAEGWRVTLRVAVAVGLIAGSALILAYTFAVVTLTIGQPFFERISLAVDDELGGVVEAPPVPLWRSIVRGIGEAIAILAITILTGVGLFFVGLVPVVGAVISACIGAFVGGWFLALEITAVPFQRRGLSLSQRRALLGARRSVTLGFGVSVFLLFLVPLGAVLAMPAAVAGGTVLARRTLGEPTPPSAR
- a CDS encoding YceI family protein → MSLSKRTISVIVGGAIVVALGVTTAIAGPAIYRDLIVGPADDAPSLEAESLAPGTIDEDALAGEWTVSDGSFAGYRVDEVLNGTDVTVTGRTEDVTGTVTTTDTEVTAASITVDVASIATDSGSRDAYFRDTAMRVSVHPTATFELTTPIGGGGAPLDTTATVSGTGVLTLAGVSNEVTVEMTAAIDGGTIRVAGQIPVTFSDYGVTAPSLGFVQVEETGFVEFLLVLSPGPRT
- a CDS encoding thiamine-binding protein, translating into MIVAFSVAPSGTGRADGSVHDAVAAAVRIVRESGLPNHTSSMFTEIEGEWDEVFAVVKAATEAVAAYGSRVSLVLKADIRPGYTGELVGKVERLEQALGEADPVI